One Methylobacterium oryzae DNA window includes the following coding sequences:
- a CDS encoding cupin domain-containing protein, with protein sequence MAFACTIPATPTIQQDDAAVRITRWDFPPGGVTGWHEHGWPYFVVMLVDGILRVHDGAAVSETALAAGQSYMRPAGIRHDVMNGSDHPIAFVEIEVKRPDALVTLP encoded by the coding sequence ATGGCCTTCGCCTGCACCATCCCCGCGACGCCCACGATCCAGCAGGACGACGCCGCCGTGCGCATCACCCGCTGGGACTTCCCGCCCGGCGGCGTGACCGGCTGGCACGAGCACGGCTGGCCCTACTTCGTGGTGATGCTGGTGGACGGGATCCTGCGCGTCCACGACGGCGCGGCGGTCAGCGAGACGGCCCTCGCGGCCGGGCAATCCTACATGCGCCCGGCGGGCATTCGGCACGACGTGATGAACGGGTCCGACCACCCGATCGCGTTCGTCGAGATCGAGGTGAAGCGTCCGGACGCGCTGGTGACCCTGCCCTGA
- a CDS encoding SDR family NAD(P)-dependent oxidoreductase, translating into MSQHPAISPGRSAVVTGAASGIGLAAAQAFARAGMNVWLADLPGPALDAARAAVAELAAVEVRAVPTDVSDRGAVEALATAVSKGGPPALVMLNAGIEAGGKLFSDADTWTRILGTNLGGVVNGIHAFAPGMIEGGKPGAIIVTGSKQGITTPPGNAPYNVSKAGVKAVTEALAHELRNREGCHTTAHLLIPGFVYTGLTKARGVAEKPAGAWTPDETVAFLLDRLAAGDFYILCPDNETTRAQDAKRIAWASGDIVENRPALSRWHPDYAEAFKRYMAG; encoded by the coding sequence ATGAGCCAGCACCCCGCGATCAGCCCCGGTCGCAGCGCGGTCGTCACCGGGGCTGCGAGCGGCATCGGGCTCGCCGCCGCGCAGGCCTTCGCCCGGGCCGGCATGAACGTCTGGCTCGCCGACCTGCCGGGGCCGGCCCTGGACGCGGCCCGGGCCGCCGTCGCCGAACTCGCCGCCGTCGAGGTGCGCGCCGTGCCCACCGACGTGTCGGACCGGGGCGCCGTCGAGGCCCTGGCGACCGCCGTCTCCAAGGGCGGGCCGCCCGCCCTGGTGATGCTGAATGCCGGGATCGAGGCCGGCGGAAAACTGTTCTCCGACGCCGACACCTGGACGCGGATCCTGGGCACCAATCTCGGCGGCGTGGTCAACGGCATCCACGCCTTCGCGCCCGGCATGATCGAGGGCGGCAAGCCCGGGGCGATCATCGTCACGGGTTCGAAGCAGGGCATCACCACCCCGCCGGGCAACGCGCCCTACAACGTCTCGAAGGCGGGCGTGAAGGCGGTCACCGAGGCGCTCGCCCACGAGCTGCGCAACCGGGAGGGCTGCCACACCACGGCCCACCTGCTGATCCCGGGCTTCGTCTACACGGGCCTCACGAAGGCCCGCGGCGTCGCGGAGAAGCCCGCCGGGGCCTGGACGCCCGACGAGACCGTGGCCTTCCTGCTGGACCGGCTCGCCGCCGGCGATTTCTACATCCTCTGCCCGGACAACGAGACCACCCGCGCCCAGGACGCGAAGCGGATCGCCTGGGCGTCCGGCGACATCGTCGAGAACCGGCCCGCCCTCTCGCGCTGGCATCCGGACTACGCCGAGGCGTTCAAGCGGTACATGGCGGGGTGA
- a CDS encoding glucan biosynthesis protein codes for MTFETLSAEAARRAAAPYAPPPEDLPPALAALDYDGYRAITFRPDAGLRLGAHFSAQLFHRGFLQRRRVALHLQPLRGPARPIPYDTGLFDLGTRLAGQGFPADLGFAGFRLHYAFPDTPAWRPKGFQEEFLVFLGASYFRLRAANQEYGLSARGLAIGTGAPEGEEFPDFVAHWICEPEPEARTLTVLSLLDSPSVAGAYRFEIAPGDPARIAVTAALHPRRALPKLGLAPLTSMFLYGQNGPGARGAKPFDDFRPQVHDSDGLCVAAGADPARIDRIWRPLVNGRAQPQISAFAARPLAGFGLLQRERSFAAYLDVEARHEARPGLWVAPDSAGGAFADGAVQLFEIPSGEEYMDNIVAAFVPAAPAQPGAPLHVSYGLTTVGAEPVPAIPETALARVTSTRLGSAERLRPSNPPDPRRRLCVIDFEGPGLPKGPDDAVAAEVSASAGTLHDPVANFVPQTGGWRIYVEWRPPEPVPPGDVVLRARLVRGTVPLSETWDAAV; via the coding sequence ATGACCTTCGAGACCCTCTCGGCCGAGGCGGCGCGGCGCGCCGCAGCGCCCTACGCCCCGCCGCCCGAGGACCTGCCGCCGGCGCTCGCCGCCCTCGACTACGACGGCTACCGGGCGATCACCTTCCGGCCGGACGCGGGCCTGCGGCTCGGCGCGCATTTCAGCGCCCAGCTGTTCCACCGCGGCTTCCTGCAGCGCCGGCGCGTGGCGCTGCACCTCCAGCCGCTCCGGGGGCCCGCGCGGCCGATCCCCTACGACACGGGGCTGTTCGACCTGGGCACGCGGCTCGCCGGCCAGGGCTTCCCGGCGGATCTCGGCTTCGCGGGCTTCCGCCTGCACTACGCCTTCCCGGACACGCCCGCCTGGCGGCCGAAGGGTTTCCAGGAGGAGTTCCTCGTCTTCCTGGGCGCCTCCTACTTCCGCCTGCGCGCGGCCAACCAGGAATACGGGCTCTCGGCCCGGGGCCTCGCCATCGGCACCGGCGCGCCGGAGGGTGAGGAATTTCCCGACTTCGTGGCCCACTGGATCTGCGAGCCGGAGCCGGAGGCGCGCACCCTCACGGTGCTCTCCCTCCTCGACAGCCCGAGCGTGGCCGGCGCCTACCGGTTCGAGATCGCGCCCGGCGACCCGGCCCGGATCGCCGTCACGGCAGCGCTCCACCCGCGCCGGGCGCTCCCGAAGCTCGGGCTGGCGCCGCTCACCAGCATGTTCCTGTACGGCCAGAATGGGCCCGGGGCCCGGGGCGCCAAGCCGTTCGACGATTTCCGGCCGCAGGTGCACGATTCCGACGGGCTCTGCGTCGCGGCCGGGGCCGACCCGGCGCGGATCGACCGGATCTGGCGCCCCCTGGTCAACGGGCGGGCGCAGCCGCAGATCTCCGCCTTCGCGGCCCGGCCGCTCGCCGGCTTCGGGCTGCTGCAGCGGGAGCGGAGCTTCGCGGCCTACCTCGACGTGGAGGCGCGCCACGAGGCGCGGCCGGGCCTGTGGGTGGCGCCGGATTCCGCCGGGGGCGCCTTCGCGGACGGCGCCGTGCAGCTCTTCGAGATCCCGTCGGGCGAGGAGTACATGGACAACATCGTGGCGGCCTTCGTGCCGGCGGCCCCGGCGCAGCCCGGCGCGCCGCTGCACGTCAGCTACGGGCTGACCACGGTGGGGGCCGAGCCCGTGCCGGCGATCCCGGAGACCGCCCTCGCCCGGGTGACGTCGACGCGGCTCGGCTCGGCGGAGCGCCTGCGCCCGTCGAACCCGCCCGACCCGCGGCGGCGGCTCTGCGTCATCGACTTCGAGGGTCCGGGCCTGCCGAAGGGTCCCGACGACGCGGTCGCCGCGGAGGTCTCGGCCAGCGCCGGCACGCTGCACGATCCGGTGGCCAACTTCGTGCCGCAGACCGGAGGCTGGCGGATCTACGTCGAGTGGCGCCCGCCGGAGCCGGTGCCGCCGGGCGACGTCGTGCTGCGCGCCCGGCTGGTCCGCGGAACCGTCCCCCTCAGCGAGACCTGGGACGCCGCCGTCTAG
- the mdoH gene encoding glucans biosynthesis glucosyltransferase MdoH, which produces MSSRVTSSAERSHRNAAPAIPDPSENAACREVWTDAPRGALRARRLALAVPSLATAGGLVWLAALAYPAGVSPLAWAVLVLFGLVMGWQAFVACQYVYGFVAALLGDRAKSALERRSEQAGAVPAGAGRTAAVVAIHAEDAVAVFARLRVMARSLARAEARGIDIFVLSDTRDGAIAAVEEHEYARIQAWAASDPALPRIRYRRRTENVGRKAGNIGEFCRTYGGEYAFMIVLDADSLMTGAAMGRLVGLMQASPRTGLIQTVSYAAGRDTLFARIQQFAVRLYAPLALRCLETWQGPEGSYWGHNAILRVEAFAENAQLPKLPGREPLGGEILCHDIVEGALMVRAGWEVRLLPEMGGTWEEMPTNLVDLLGRERRWCQGNLQHLRVLPWAGLHGASRWHLLVGILSYGVLPLWIAFLGLAAWQAARTGDLGLLAYGLTGQGAAAHALAALSVAVLALPKLLSLGHVLASAERRAAFGGARALLASAALEQAVWVILWPVLTLFTAGAVVSTFFGRVVRWETQDRDDRQVSWAEAFRLQADAVVVGALMVLALVLVGNPWLALWLAPIALALLTSPAQSVWTSRADLGRAARARGLFLNADDTAQAPELAELAQLRGLPAAPAPLRPAAREPAIWLAADEA; this is translated from the coding sequence ATGTCGTCACGCGTCACCTCCTCCGCCGAGCGGTCGCACCGGAACGCGGCTCCCGCCATACCCGATCCGTCGGAGAACGCAGCCTGCCGCGAGGTCTGGACCGACGCGCCGCGCGGCGCCCTGCGCGCCCGCCGCCTCGCCCTGGCCGTCCCGAGCCTCGCCACCGCCGGCGGCCTCGTCTGGCTCGCCGCGCTCGCCTACCCGGCGGGTGTCAGCCCGCTGGCCTGGGCGGTCCTGGTGCTGTTCGGCCTCGTGATGGGCTGGCAGGCCTTCGTCGCCTGCCAGTACGTCTACGGGTTCGTCGCGGCCCTCCTGGGCGACCGGGCGAAGTCCGCGCTGGAGCGCCGCTCCGAGCAGGCGGGCGCCGTGCCGGCCGGGGCCGGACGCACCGCCGCCGTGGTGGCGATCCACGCCGAGGACGCGGTCGCGGTCTTCGCCCGCCTGCGGGTGATGGCCCGGTCGCTCGCCCGCGCCGAGGCGCGGGGCATCGACATCTTCGTCCTCTCCGACACACGGGACGGCGCGATCGCCGCCGTGGAGGAGCACGAGTACGCCCGCATCCAGGCCTGGGCGGCCTCCGACCCGGCGCTGCCGCGGATCCGCTACCGGCGCCGGACGGAGAATGTCGGCCGCAAGGCCGGCAATATCGGCGAGTTCTGCCGCACCTACGGCGGCGAGTACGCCTTCATGATCGTGCTGGACGCCGACAGCCTGATGACCGGCGCGGCCATGGGCCGGCTCGTCGGGCTGATGCAGGCGAGCCCGCGCACCGGCCTGATCCAGACCGTCTCGTACGCGGCCGGCCGGGACACGCTCTTCGCGCGCATCCAGCAATTCGCCGTCCGGCTCTACGCGCCGCTGGCCCTGCGCTGCCTGGAGACCTGGCAGGGCCCGGAGGGCAGCTACTGGGGCCACAACGCGATCCTGCGGGTCGAGGCCTTCGCGGAGAACGCGCAGCTCCCGAAGCTCCCGGGCCGGGAGCCGCTCGGCGGCGAGATCCTGTGCCACGACATCGTCGAGGGCGCGCTGATGGTGCGCGCCGGCTGGGAGGTGCGGCTGCTGCCCGAGATGGGCGGCACCTGGGAGGAGATGCCCACCAACCTCGTCGACCTGCTCGGCCGCGAGCGCCGCTGGTGCCAGGGCAACCTCCAGCACCTGCGGGTGCTGCCCTGGGCGGGCCTTCACGGCGCGAGCCGCTGGCACCTCCTCGTCGGCATCCTCTCGTACGGGGTGCTGCCGCTCTGGATCGCCTTCCTGGGCCTCGCCGCGTGGCAGGCCGCCCGGACCGGCGATCTCGGCCTCCTGGCCTACGGTCTGACCGGGCAGGGCGCCGCCGCCCACGCGCTCGCCGCCCTCAGCGTCGCCGTGCTGGCCCTGCCGAAGCTCCTGAGCCTCGGCCACGTCCTCGCCTCCGCGGAGCGCCGGGCGGCCTTCGGCGGCGCGCGGGCGCTGCTCGCGAGCGCCGCCCTGGAGCAGGCGGTGTGGGTGATCCTGTGGCCGGTCCTGACCCTGTTCACCGCCGGCGCCGTGGTCTCGACCTTCTTCGGCCGGGTGGTCCGCTGGGAGACGCAGGACCGGGACGACCGGCAGGTCTCCTGGGCGGAGGCGTTCCGGCTCCAGGCCGACGCCGTGGTGGTCGGCGCGCTGATGGTGCTCGCCCTGGTCCTCGTCGGGAACCCGTGGCTCGCCCTCTGGCTGGCGCCGATCGCCCTGGCGCTGCTCACGAGCCCGGCCCAGAGCGTCTGGACCAGCCGGGCCGATCTCGGCCGCGCCGCCCGGGCGCGGGGCCTGTTCCTGAACGCCGACGACACCGCGCAGGCGCCGGAGCTCGCCGAACTCGCCCAGCTGCGCGGCCTGCCCGCCGCGCCGGCCCCCCTCCGCCCGGCCGCGCGCGAGCCGGCGATCTGGCTCGCCGCCGACGAGGCCTGA
- a CDS encoding GIY-YIG nuclease family protein has translation MREPAVYIMASRRNGTLYTGVTSDLARRVHEHREGLLPGFTSRYACQRLVWYERYPTMNEAITREKQIKAGSRKKKLALIEAMNPDWNDLYPDLA, from the coding sequence ATGCGCGAGCCGGCCGTCTACATTATGGCGAGCCGCCGCAACGGCACGCTCTACACCGGCGTGACCTCGGACCTCGCACGGCGGGTCCACGAGCACCGGGAGGGGCTGCTTCCCGGTTTCACGAGCCGCTACGCTTGCCAACGCCTCGTCTGGTACGAGCGCTATCCCACGATGAATGAGGCCATCACCCGCGAGAAGCAGATCAAGGCGGGCTCACGGAAGAAGAAGCTCGCCCTGATCGAGGCGATGAATCCGGACTGGAACGACCTGTATCCCGATCTCGCGTGA
- a CDS encoding endo-1,4-beta-xylanase — MPPLPHRRSILAGAAALGLAGAARAAGPAGFGPLGRPSWSADSLQAAAAAKGLTYGCEVPFHRFDATPAYRQAVARECGILVCGTEMKMEEVLPAPGKTDFARGDAILRFARGNGQRMRGHTLVWHAALPPWVGPLLGRASAVQAEDFMRRWIETVAGHYRGQIVAWDVVNEILGNESDPDRGGGLRDSPWLAAIGPGYVDLAFRILHETDPAAAGTWNEDAVEQGAPWMEAKRTKVLRRLEAMRSRGVPIRRFGLQSHLTSTIPIDQGQLRRFLREIGQMGLGIEITELDIDDRAFPSDVATRDRMVADYARRYLDVVLDEPACLDVLTWDIYDPDTWLNDHPYRKRPDGLPQRALPLDAQFRRKPLWHAMKAAFEAAPDHRAAREKLRRA, encoded by the coding sequence ATGCCCCCTCTCCCGCACCGCCGGTCGATCCTCGCCGGCGCGGCCGCCCTCGGCCTCGCCGGCGCGGCGCGCGCGGCCGGCCCGGCGGGGTTCGGTCCCCTCGGCCGGCCGTCCTGGTCGGCCGACAGCCTCCAGGCCGCCGCGGCCGCCAAGGGCCTGACATACGGCTGCGAGGTGCCGTTCCACCGCTTCGACGCGACGCCCGCCTACCGGCAGGCGGTGGCGCGGGAATGCGGCATCCTCGTCTGCGGCACCGAGATGAAGATGGAGGAGGTCCTGCCGGCGCCGGGCAAGACCGACTTCGCCCGCGGCGACGCCATCCTGCGCTTCGCGAGGGGAAACGGCCAGCGCATGCGCGGCCACACGCTCGTCTGGCACGCGGCGCTGCCGCCCTGGGTCGGACCGCTGCTCGGCCGGGCGAGCGCCGTCCAGGCCGAGGACTTCATGCGGCGCTGGATCGAGACGGTGGCGGGCCATTACCGCGGCCAGATCGTCGCCTGGGACGTGGTCAACGAGATCCTCGGCAACGAGTCCGACCCAGACCGCGGCGGCGGCCTGCGCGACTCGCCCTGGCTCGCCGCGATCGGGCCCGGCTACGTCGACCTCGCCTTCCGGATCCTGCACGAGACCGACCCCGCGGCGGCCGGCACGTGGAACGAGGACGCGGTGGAGCAGGGCGCGCCCTGGATGGAGGCCAAGCGCACCAAGGTCCTGCGCCGCCTGGAGGCGATGCGGTCCCGGGGCGTGCCGATCCGGCGCTTCGGGCTGCAATCGCACCTCACCAGCACGATCCCGATCGACCAGGGCCAGCTGCGGCGCTTCCTGCGGGAGATCGGCCAGATGGGCCTCGGCATCGAGATCACCGAGCTCGACATCGACGACCGCGCCTTCCCGTCCGACGTGGCGACCCGCGACCGGATGGTGGCCGATTACGCCCGCCGCTACCTCGACGTGGTGCTGGACGAGCCCGCCTGCCTCGACGTCCTGACCTGGGACATCTACGACCCGGACACGTGGCTGAACGACCACCCCTACCGCAAGCGGCCCGACGGCCTGCCGCAGCGGGCGCTGCCGCTCGACGCGCAGTTCCGGCGCAAGCCCCTGTGGCACGCGATGAAGGCGGCCTTCGAGGCCGCGCCCGATCACAGGGCCGCCCGCGAGAAGCTCAGGCGGGCGTGA
- a CDS encoding L,D-transpeptidase, translating into MRRFLPALIGLLGAAACAAPALAYEIDPLTRQPLNDALTVRVRPQAVETVAVPVANASLNPADPLNADAAVPQMSAIPRETVAYNGPYGAGTIVVSTAERRLYYVLGGGQALRYGVGVGRPGFTWGGVQTITMKREWPDWRPPSTMLKRRPDLPRYMKGGLENPLGARAMYLGGSIYRIHGSNEPETIGTAVSSGCIRMTNDDVTDLYTRAKVGTKVIVQR; encoded by the coding sequence ATGCGTCGTTTTCTCCCCGCCCTGATCGGGCTTCTCGGCGCGGCCGCCTGCGCCGCGCCGGCACTGGCCTACGAGATCGACCCGCTGACCCGCCAGCCGCTGAACGACGCGCTCACCGTGCGCGTCCGCCCGCAGGCCGTCGAGACCGTCGCGGTGCCGGTGGCCAACGCCTCCCTGAACCCCGCCGACCCGCTGAACGCCGACGCGGCGGTCCCGCAGATGTCGGCGATCCCGCGCGAGACGGTGGCCTATAACGGCCCCTACGGCGCCGGCACGATCGTCGTCTCCACCGCCGAGCGGCGGCTCTACTACGTGCTCGGCGGCGGCCAGGCCCTGCGCTACGGCGTCGGCGTCGGCCGGCCGGGCTTCACCTGGGGCGGTGTGCAGACCATCACGATGAAGCGCGAGTGGCCGGATTGGCGCCCGCCGTCGACCATGCTGAAGCGCCGGCCCGACCTGCCGCGCTACATGAAGGGCGGCCTCGAGAACCCGCTCGGCGCCCGCGCCATGTATCTCGGCGGCTCGATCTACCGCATTCACGGCTCCAACGAGCCGGAGACGATCGGCACGGCCGTCTCGTCGGGCTGCATCCGCATGACCAACGACGACGTGACGGACCTCTACACCCGCGCCAAGGTCGGCACGAAGGTCATCGTCCAGCGCTGA
- a CDS encoding acyltransferase family protein, translating to MPDSGDPIPRTMPYLPQLDGVRALAILIVFAAHCGYGHVVPGGFGVTVFFFLSGYLITTLLRIERARTGTVSLPAFYLRRSLRILPPMYLTLLASGALYAAGWLDWMPVAPAAVLGQATFLTNYPGLFGTEAVLPVPLWSLAIEEHFYLVFPLVFLLWLGRLRPRRAALACLGLCAAVLAIRCVNVWRLPDYSLNYSWTHTRIDAILFGCCLGLWNNPVIPADRAWRPAPWHVAASLAVILGTLAVRDPAFRESLRYTLQSAALFVPFAYLLHGEGPLVRLLASRPMRRLGLWSYSFYLAHMTVVALVLHLRPGLHGVGLMLAAFPVTLLWCWGIYGLVERPCARLRRRLLADRPPEPSLAEDGRRAGVTPA from the coding sequence ATGCCGGATTCCGGTGATCCGATCCCGAGGACGATGCCCTACCTGCCGCAGCTCGACGGGGTGCGGGCGCTCGCCATCCTGATCGTGTTCGCGGCCCATTGCGGCTACGGCCACGTAGTGCCGGGCGGCTTCGGCGTGACCGTCTTCTTCTTCCTCAGCGGCTACCTGATCACCACGCTCCTGCGGATCGAGCGGGCGCGGACCGGGACGGTGTCGCTTCCCGCCTTCTACCTCCGGCGGAGCCTGCGCATCCTGCCGCCCATGTACCTGACCCTGCTCGCCTCCGGCGCGCTCTACGCGGCGGGGTGGCTCGACTGGATGCCGGTCGCGCCGGCGGCGGTCCTCGGGCAGGCGACCTTCCTGACGAACTATCCCGGCCTGTTCGGCACCGAGGCGGTGCTGCCGGTGCCGCTCTGGAGCCTCGCCATCGAGGAGCACTTCTACCTCGTCTTCCCGCTGGTCTTCCTGCTCTGGCTCGGGCGCCTGCGGCCGCGCCGCGCGGCCCTGGCCTGCCTGGGGCTCTGCGCGGCCGTGCTGGCGATCCGGTGTGTCAACGTCTGGCGGCTGCCGGATTACAGCCTGAACTACAGCTGGACCCACACCCGGATCGACGCGATCCTGTTCGGGTGCTGCCTCGGGCTGTGGAACAACCCGGTGATCCCGGCCGACCGCGCGTGGCGCCCCGCGCCCTGGCACGTCGCGGCGAGCCTCGCGGTGATCCTCGGGACCCTGGCGGTCCGCGATCCCGCCTTCCGGGAGAGTCTGCGCTACACGCTCCAGAGCGCCGCCCTGTTCGTGCCCTTCGCGTACCTGCTGCACGGCGAGGGACCTCTGGTGCGGCTGCTGGCCAGCCGGCCGATGCGCCGGCTCGGTCTCTGGTCCTACAGCTTCTACCTCGCGCACATGACCGTGGTGGCCCTGGTGCTGCACCTGCGGCCCGGGCTGCACGGCGTCGGCCTGATGCTGGCGGCCTTCCCGGTGACCCTGCTGTGGTGCTGGGGGATTTACGGCCTCGTCGAGCGCCCCTGCGCGCGCCTCCGCCGCCGGCTCCTGGCGGACCGGCCGCCGGAGCCGAGCCTGGCCGAGGACGGCCGCCGGGCCGGCGTCACGCCCGCCTGA
- the zwf gene encoding glucose-6-phosphate dehydrogenase, whose amino-acid sequence MATIIPVASFDCVVFGATGDLTARKLLPALFYRFRDGQIPETSRIIGASRSELSLDAFREHARDALKRFVPAADLSDDMLHRFLDHVDYVAVDGAGDSGWTDLVAKLDERPDQVRPYYLATSPDLYGSICRNLAAHGLVGEKSRVVLEKPIGKDLKSARAINDAVGEVFPESQIFRIDHYLGKETVQNLLSLRFANTIFERLWTSDVIDHVQITVAETVGVEGRAGYYDTSGAMRDMLQNHILQLLCLTAMESPLNLEANSVRDEKLKVLRALKPITSQDIPLVTVRGQYVAGAVDGKPVEGYLAELGHESRTETFVAMKVEIQSGRWAGVPFYLRTGKRLPQKLSEIVVQFRASPFSIFPEEAFGREPNRLVIRLQPQEGMKLEVMTKDPGPGGLRLRPTDLDISFEETFKQRYPDAYERLLMDVVRGNATLFMRRDEVEAAWAWADGVLKAWADRPEAPRPYPAGSWGPTAAIALIERDGRTWHEELR is encoded by the coding sequence TTGGCCACGATCATCCCCGTCGCTTCCTTCGACTGCGTCGTGTTCGGCGCTACCGGCGATCTGACCGCGCGCAAGCTCCTGCCGGCCCTGTTCTACCGATTCCGCGACGGCCAGATCCCCGAGACCAGCCGGATCATCGGCGCCTCGCGCTCGGAACTGTCCCTCGACGCCTTCCGCGAGCACGCCCGCGACGCGCTCAAGCGCTTCGTGCCGGCGGCCGACCTGTCCGACGACATGCTCCACCGCTTCCTCGACCACGTCGACTACGTCGCGGTGGACGGGGCCGGCGACAGCGGCTGGACCGACCTCGTCGCCAAGCTCGACGAGCGGCCCGACCAGGTCCGGCCCTACTACCTCGCCACCTCGCCCGACCTCTACGGCTCGATCTGCCGCAACCTCGCCGCCCACGGGCTCGTCGGCGAGAAGTCCCGCGTCGTGCTGGAGAAGCCGATCGGCAAGGACCTGAAATCGGCCCGGGCGATCAACGACGCGGTCGGCGAGGTCTTCCCCGAATCGCAGATCTTCCGGATCGACCACTATCTCGGCAAGGAGACGGTCCAGAACCTGCTCTCGCTCCGCTTCGCCAACACGATCTTCGAGCGGCTCTGGACCTCCGACGTGATCGACCACGTCCAGATCACGGTCGCCGAGACGGTGGGGGTCGAGGGCCGGGCCGGCTACTACGACACGTCGGGCGCGATGCGCGACATGCTGCAGAACCACATCCTGCAGCTCCTCTGCCTCACCGCCATGGAGAGCCCGCTCAATCTCGAGGCGAACTCCGTCCGCGACGAGAAGCTCAAGGTGCTGCGCGCCCTGAAGCCGATCACCAGCCAGGACATCCCGCTGGTGACGGTGCGCGGCCAGTACGTGGCGGGCGCCGTCGACGGCAAACCGGTCGAGGGCTACCTCGCCGAGCTCGGCCACGAGAGCCGGACCGAGACCTTCGTGGCCATGAAGGTCGAGATCCAGTCCGGGCGGTGGGCCGGGGTGCCGTTCTACCTGCGCACCGGCAAGCGCCTGCCCCAGAAGCTCTCCGAGATCGTGGTGCAGTTCCGCGCCTCGCCGTTCTCGATCTTCCCCGAGGAGGCCTTCGGCCGCGAGCCCAACCGCCTCGTGATCCGCCTGCAGCCGCAGGAGGGCATGAAGCTCGAGGTGATGACCAAGGATCCGGGGCCCGGCGGCCTGCGGCTGCGCCCGACCGACCTCGACATCTCCTTCGAGGAGACCTTCAAGCAGCGCTACCCCGACGCCTACGAGCGCCTGCTGATGGACGTGGTCCGCGGCAACGCGACGCTGTTCATGCGCCGCGACGAGGTCGAGGCGGCCTGGGCCTGGGCGGACGGCGTGCTCAAGGCCTGGGCCGACCGGCCCGAGGCGCCGCGGCCCTACCCGGCCGGGAGCTGGGGCCCGACCGCCGCCATCGCGCTGATCGAGCGCGACGGCCGGACGTGGCACGAGGAGCTGCGGTAA